A DNA window from Hydrogenophaga taeniospiralis contains the following coding sequences:
- a CDS encoding long-chain fatty acid--CoA ligase produces MSHTAPTASALAPVEPARAHHRFWPARLPHRLHPPATSLWHNLAVSALRYPDKPALVFFDQVLSYRQLHDQAERLAAHLRQQGVQDGDRVILLMQNCPQWVVAHFAILRANAVVVPVNPMNRAEELKHYISDPDARVAIAAADLAGGLLQASAELPEAERLRHLVVSHYSDAMGPQAEVPPAWANWLGTRHPAPTLPGGSVSDWASALACADTPPAHNRTPEDLAVLPYTSGTTGLPKGCMHPHRSLMHNAVASCLWGNGTPENTQLLVVPLFHITGMVSGMHAGVYVGATIVLMPRWDRELAGRLISTWRVTHWTNIPTMVIDLLASPSFEHYDLSSLVYIGGGGAAMPQAVAQRLLDRFGLRYAEGYGLTETAAPSHSNPPDHPKQQCLGVPFMSTDARVVDPDTLQEMPPGEAGEIIIHGPEVFDGYWKRPQATEAAFITFEGKRFFRSGDLGRVDEDGYFFITDRLKRMINASGFKVWPAEVELLMYKHPAIAEACVIATRDAYRGESVKAVVVLRESARGSTSEQDIIDWCREHMAVYKCPRTVQLVDTLPKSGTGKVMWRLLQEQEAAAATGRAAQ; encoded by the coding sequence ATGAGTCACACCGCACCCACGGCGTCCGCATTGGCGCCCGTTGAGCCCGCGCGGGCACACCACCGCTTCTGGCCCGCGCGCCTGCCGCACCGGCTGCACCCGCCCGCCACCTCGCTGTGGCACAACCTGGCCGTGAGTGCCCTGCGTTACCCCGACAAGCCGGCGCTGGTGTTCTTCGACCAGGTGCTGAGCTACCGGCAACTGCACGATCAGGCCGAACGCCTGGCGGCCCATCTGCGGCAGCAGGGTGTGCAGGACGGCGACCGCGTGATCCTGCTGATGCAGAACTGCCCGCAGTGGGTGGTGGCGCACTTCGCCATCCTGCGGGCCAACGCGGTGGTGGTGCCGGTCAATCCCATGAACCGCGCCGAAGAGCTCAAGCACTACATCAGCGACCCGGACGCGCGCGTGGCCATCGCGGCGGCCGATCTGGCGGGTGGGCTGCTGCAGGCCAGCGCCGAATTGCCCGAGGCCGAGCGCCTGCGCCATCTGGTGGTGTCCCACTACAGCGACGCCATGGGCCCCCAGGCCGAGGTGCCGCCGGCCTGGGCCAACTGGCTCGGCACCCGCCACCCGGCGCCCACGTTGCCCGGCGGCAGCGTGAGCGACTGGGCCAGCGCCTTGGCCTGTGCGGACACTCCGCCCGCGCACAACCGCACCCCGGAGGACCTGGCTGTGTTGCCCTACACCAGTGGCACCACCGGCCTGCCCAAGGGCTGCATGCACCCGCACCGCTCGCTCATGCACAACGCGGTGGCCAGTTGCCTGTGGGGCAATGGCACGCCTGAGAACACCCAGTTGCTGGTGGTGCCGCTGTTCCACATCACCGGCATGGTCTCCGGCATGCACGCGGGGGTGTACGTTGGCGCCACCATCGTGCTCATGCCGCGCTGGGACCGCGAACTCGCCGGGCGGCTGATCTCGACCTGGCGTGTCACGCACTGGACCAACATTCCCACCATGGTGATCGACCTGCTGGCGAGCCCCAGCTTCGAGCATTACGACCTCTCCAGCCTGGTCTACATCGGCGGTGGCGGCGCGGCCATGCCCCAGGCGGTGGCGCAGCGGCTGCTCGATCGGTTCGGGCTGCGCTACGCCGAAGGCTATGGCCTGACCGAAACCGCCGCCCCCTCGCACAGCAACCCGCCCGACCACCCGAAGCAGCAGTGCCTGGGCGTGCCGTTCATGAGCACCGATGCGCGCGTGGTCGACCCCGACACGCTGCAGGAGATGCCGCCGGGGGAGGCGGGCGAGATCATCATCCACGGCCCCGAGGTGTTCGACGGTTACTGGAAACGGCCGCAGGCGACCGAGGCCGCGTTCATCACCTTCGAGGGCAAGCGCTTCTTCCGCTCGGGCGACCTGGGCCGGGTGGACGAGGACGGCTATTTCTTCATCACCGACCGCCTCAAACGCATGATCAACGCCAGCGGTTTCAAGGTCTGGCCGGCCGAGGTGGAGCTGCTGATGTACAAGCACCCGGCGATCGCCGAGGCCTGTGTGATCGCTACCCGCGACGCCTACCGTGGCGAAAGCGTGAAGGCGGTGGTGGTGCTGCGCGAGAGCGCGCGCGGCAGCACCAGCGAGCAGGACATCATCGACTGGTGCCGCGAGCACATGGCGGTCTACAAATGCCCGCGCACGGTGCAGCTGGTCGATACGCTGCCCAAGAGCGGGACCGGCAAGGTGATGTGGCGCCTGCTGCAGGAGCAGGAAGCCGCGGCGGCCACGGGGCGCGCGGCACAATGA
- a CDS encoding amino acid ABC transporter substrate-binding protein, whose protein sequence is MKLNSLKLTATALGAAATLMSLPAHAGKTLDAIKSRGQLVCGVNTGLAGFSQADSNGAWTGLDVDYCKAVAAAVLGDATKVKWVPLNAQQRFTALQSGEVDILARNTTNTLSRDASLGLHFVGVNYYDGQGFLVNKGKITSAKQLKGATVCVQSGTTTEKNLTDFSRANKLNIKPVVFEKVEASTGAYFAGRCQAYTTDASGLASVRAKEAKVPADHVILPDLISKEPLGPMVRRGDDEFFAITKWVLNGLIEAEEYGITQANVEEMKKSTDPQVGRMLGSTEDLGKHLGLDKEWLARSIKAVGNYGESFERNVGPKTPINLPRGKNNLWSAGGFMYAAPLR, encoded by the coding sequence ATGAAATTGAATTCCCTGAAACTGACCGCCACCGCCCTGGGCGCTGCCGCTACTCTGATGAGTCTGCCCGCGCACGCTGGCAAGACGCTGGACGCCATCAAGAGCCGGGGCCAGCTGGTCTGCGGCGTGAACACCGGTCTGGCAGGGTTCTCGCAAGCCGACAGCAACGGGGCCTGGACGGGCCTGGACGTGGACTACTGCAAGGCGGTGGCCGCTGCTGTGCTGGGCGACGCCACCAAGGTCAAATGGGTGCCATTGAATGCCCAGCAGCGTTTCACGGCCCTGCAGTCGGGCGAGGTGGACATTCTTGCGCGCAACACCACCAACACCCTGTCCCGCGACGCCTCGCTGGGTCTGCACTTCGTGGGCGTGAACTACTACGACGGCCAGGGCTTCCTGGTCAACAAGGGCAAGATCACCAGCGCCAAGCAGCTCAAGGGTGCCACGGTGTGCGTGCAGTCCGGCACCACCACCGAGAAGAACCTGACCGACTTCTCCCGCGCCAACAAGCTCAACATCAAACCCGTGGTGTTCGAGAAAGTGGAAGCCTCCACCGGCGCCTACTTCGCTGGCCGTTGCCAGGCCTACACCACCGACGCCTCGGGCCTCGCCTCGGTGCGCGCCAAGGAAGCCAAGGTGCCGGCCGACCACGTGATCCTGCCCGACCTGATCTCCAAGGAGCCGCTGGGCCCGATGGTCCGCCGCGGCGACGACGAATTCTTCGCCATCACCAAGTGGGTGCTCAACGGCCTGATCGAAGCCGAGGAATACGGCATCACCCAAGCCAACGTGGAAGAGATGAAGAAGAGCACCGACCCGCAGGTCGGCCGCATGCTGGGCTCCACCGAAGACCTGGGCAAGCACCTGGGCCTGGACAAGGAATGGCTGGCCCGCTCCATCAAGGCCGTGGGCAACTACGGTGAGAGCTTCGAGCGCAACGTCGGCCCCAAGACCCCGATCAACCTGCCGCGCGGCAAGAACAACCTGTGGAGCGCAGGCGGTTTCATGTACGCGGCCCCGCTGCGCTGA
- a CDS encoding amino acid ABC transporter permease — MSHSPMIEARPLPARKKRSMSWNSREGRSVIYQVVAIASVVALIWLLVRNTLRNMRERGIQSGYDFMGQPFGFDVSETMIPYDVMSTYWTAFSIGMLNTLKVAIIGIVLATILGTLLGVGRFSPNFLLRKICYGYVEFFRNVPIYLQLLIWYIVFTEVLPSFEDAWQVGHFYLSKSGFSFPWPIWKLGQTLALIGLLLGVAGSYVYARKASKHFDLTGQQRPVLLVSLALIVGLGVLGWLAGGAPTGWSLPVKGDFQIEEGAAFSPEFLALLLGLVLYTASFIAEIVRSGISSVSLGQHEAAASLGLGKRQAMRLVVLPQALRVIIPPLTSQYLNLTKNSSLAVAIGYPDLVSIANTTLNQTGRAIEALSIVMLVYLTLSLVTSALMNWFNASAAIQER, encoded by the coding sequence ATGTCCCATTCCCCCATGATTGAAGCGCGGCCCCTGCCCGCCCGCAAGAAGCGCTCCATGTCCTGGAACAGCCGCGAAGGCCGCAGCGTCATCTACCAGGTGGTCGCCATCGCATCGGTGGTGGCCCTGATCTGGCTGCTGGTGCGCAACACGCTGCGCAACATGCGCGAGCGCGGCATCCAGAGCGGTTACGACTTCATGGGTCAGCCGTTCGGTTTCGACGTCAGCGAAACCATGATCCCGTACGACGTGATGAGCACGTACTGGACCGCGTTCTCCATCGGCATGCTCAACACCCTCAAGGTCGCCATCATCGGCATCGTGCTGGCCACGATCCTGGGCACCCTGCTCGGCGTGGGCCGCTTCTCGCCCAACTTCCTGCTGCGCAAGATCTGCTACGGTTACGTGGAGTTCTTCCGCAACGTTCCCATTTACCTGCAACTGCTGATCTGGTACATCGTCTTCACCGAAGTCCTGCCCAGCTTCGAGGACGCCTGGCAGGTGGGTCACTTCTACCTGAGCAAAAGCGGTTTCTCCTTCCCCTGGCCGATCTGGAAACTGGGGCAGACGTTGGCGCTCATCGGGCTGCTGCTCGGCGTTGCGGGTTCCTACGTCTACGCCCGCAAGGCCAGCAAGCACTTTGACCTGACGGGTCAGCAAAGACCGGTGCTGCTGGTGTCGCTGGCGCTGATCGTCGGCCTGGGCGTGTTGGGCTGGCTGGCCGGTGGCGCGCCCACCGGCTGGAGCCTGCCGGTCAAAGGCGATTTCCAGATCGAAGAAGGTGCCGCCTTCAGCCCCGAGTTCCTCGCGCTGCTGCTCGGCCTGGTGCTCTACACCGCCTCGTTCATCGCCGAGATCGTGCGCTCGGGCATCTCGTCGGTGTCGCTGGGCCAGCACGAAGCGGCCGCCTCGCTCGGCCTGGGCAAGCGCCAGGCGATGCGGCTGGTGGTGTTGCCGCAGGCCCTGCGCGTGATCATTCCGCCGCTGACCAGCCAGTACCTGAACCTGACCAAGAACTCCTCGCTCGCCGTGGCCATTGGCTACCCAGACCTGGTCTCGATCGCCAACACCACGCTCAACCAGACCGGCCGCGCCATCGAAGCGCTCTCGATCGTGATGCTGGTCTACCTCACGCTCTCGCTCGTCACTTCAGCGCTCATGAACTGGTTCAACGCCAGTGCAGCGATCCAGGAACGCTAG
- a CDS encoding amino acid ABC transporter permease, with translation MQQIYQPIDARPMPGLSVGALAWLKTNLFSSAANSVKTLIVAALALWALYGAAGWVFTNAVFGANLEACNSVRGIGACWGVVAEKGRLIVMGRYPDTEHWRPVIATALMLGVVGISCMPRFWNRLLGPIWLTMLVVYFLLMKGGVLGLTAVPTDQWGGLPLTVMLTVVSMTMAFPLSIFVALGRRSNMPAIKTLCTLYVELIRGVPLITVLFMASFMLPLFMPEGVSIDVLIRVVVGITLFSAAYMAEVVRGGLQALPKGQTEAAATLGLTYWQTQRKIVLPQALSMVVPSLMNTFIGMFKDTSLVTIVSLYELTGALALALNADADWRPFKLEAYFFITLIYFVFCFAMSRYSLWVEKRTAVSKVR, from the coding sequence ATGCAACAGATTTACCAACCAATCGACGCACGCCCGATGCCGGGCCTGAGCGTGGGCGCCCTGGCCTGGCTCAAGACCAACCTGTTCTCCTCCGCCGCCAACAGCGTGAAGACGCTGATCGTGGCGGCGCTGGCGCTGTGGGCCCTGTATGGTGCTGCGGGCTGGGTGTTCACGAACGCCGTCTTCGGCGCCAACCTGGAGGCCTGCAACAGCGTGCGCGGCATCGGCGCCTGCTGGGGTGTGGTCGCCGAAAAGGGCCGGCTCATCGTGATGGGCCGCTACCCGGACACCGAACACTGGCGCCCGGTGATCGCCACCGCGCTCATGCTGGGCGTGGTCGGCATCAGCTGCATGCCGCGTTTCTGGAACCGCTTGCTCGGCCCCATCTGGCTGACCATGCTGGTGGTGTATTTCCTGCTCATGAAGGGTGGCGTGCTCGGCCTGACCGCGGTGCCCACCGACCAGTGGGGTGGCCTGCCACTGACCGTGATGCTGACCGTGGTGTCCATGACGATGGCGTTTCCACTTTCGATCTTCGTGGCGCTGGGCCGGCGCTCCAACATGCCGGCCATCAAGACACTGTGCACGCTCTACGTGGAGCTGATCCGCGGTGTGCCGCTGATCACGGTGCTGTTCATGGCCTCGTTCATGCTGCCGCTGTTCATGCCCGAGGGCGTGAGCATCGACGTGTTGATCCGCGTGGTGGTGGGCATCACGCTGTTCTCGGCGGCCTACATGGCCGAAGTGGTGCGCGGTGGCCTGCAGGCCCTGCCCAAGGGCCAGACCGAGGCCGCGGCCACGCTGGGTCTCACCTATTGGCAGACCCAGCGCAAGATCGTGCTGCCGCAGGCACTGTCCATGGTGGTGCCTTCGCTCATGAACACCTTCATCGGCATGTTCAAGGACACCTCGCTGGTCACCATCGTCTCGCTTTACGAGCTCACCGGCGCACTGGCCCTGGCACTCAACGCCGACGCCGACTGGCGCCCGTTCAAGCTCGAAGCCTATTTCTTCATCACGCTGATCTATTTCGTGTTCTGTTTTGCCATGTCGCGCTACAGCCTGTGGGTGGAAAAGCGCACCGCCGTCAGCAAAGTCCGCTGA
- a CDS encoding amino acid ABC transporter ATP-binding protein, with amino-acid sequence MTQQEAPIIHFEGVNKWYASNGYHVLRDVNLSFAKGEKVVICGPSGSGKSTLIRCVNALEEYQEGKLTVDGTVVGDDVKGIDKVRREVGMVFQQFNLFPHLTVLENLILSPTWVAKLPRNVAIEKAMVQLERVRIAEHAHKYPLQLSGGQQQRVAIARALCLTPKIMLFDEPTSALDPEMIKEVLDVMIGLADQGMTMLCVTHEMGFAKAVADRVIFMDQGQVVEQNTPEEFFNHPQTDRSKDFLSKILGH; translated from the coding sequence ATGACCCAACAAGAAGCCCCCATCATTCATTTCGAAGGCGTCAACAAGTGGTATGCCAGCAATGGCTACCACGTGCTGCGCGACGTCAACCTCAGTTTCGCCAAGGGCGAGAAGGTCGTGATCTGCGGCCCCTCGGGCTCGGGCAAGTCCACCCTGATCCGCTGCGTCAACGCGCTGGAGGAATACCAGGAAGGCAAGCTCACGGTGGACGGCACCGTGGTCGGTGACGACGTCAAGGGCATCGACAAGGTGCGCCGCGAAGTGGGCATGGTGTTCCAGCAGTTCAACCTGTTCCCGCACCTGACCGTGCTGGAAAACCTGATCCTCTCGCCCACCTGGGTGGCCAAGCTGCCACGCAACGTGGCGATCGAAAAGGCCATGGTGCAGCTGGAGCGCGTGCGCATCGCCGAACACGCCCACAAGTACCCGCTGCAGCTCTCGGGCGGTCAGCAGCAGCGCGTGGCGATTGCGCGCGCGCTGTGTCTCACGCCCAAGATCATGCTGTTCGACGAGCCCACCTCGGCGCTCGACCCGGAGATGATCAAGGAAGTGCTGGACGTGATGATCGGCCTGGCCGACCAGGGCATGACCATGTTGTGCGTGACGCACGAAATGGGCTTCGCCAAGGCCGTGGCCGACCGCGTGATCTTTATGGACCAGGGCCAGGTGGTGGAGCAGAACACGCCCGAGGAGTTCTTCAACCACCCGCAGACCGACCGGAGCAAGGACTTCCTGTCCAAGATCCTGGGGCATTGA
- a CDS encoding Cd(II)/Pb(II)-responsive transcriptional regulator, whose amino-acid sequence MTQPPVSQVPRHRIGEAAQRSGVSAANIRYYEREGLLQAQTRADNDYRLYSEADIHRLRFVRQCRAMDMSLDEVRTLLALDLNDKTDCATASAALDEHLGHVRQRLRELRALEKDLLALRNRCDGSDDHCHIIEALHQRADAVLLESPGPVPRRHV is encoded by the coding sequence ATGACGCAACCCCCTGTGTCGCAGGTGCCACGGCACCGCATTGGCGAAGCCGCCCAACGCTCGGGCGTGAGCGCGGCCAACATCCGCTACTACGAGCGCGAGGGCCTGCTGCAGGCCCAGACCCGCGCCGACAATGACTACCGCCTCTACAGCGAGGCCGACATCCACCGCCTGCGCTTTGTGCGCCAGTGCCGGGCCATGGACATGTCGCTTGACGAGGTGCGCACCCTGCTGGCACTGGACCTGAACGACAAGACCGACTGCGCCACCGCCAGCGCCGCGCTCGATGAACATCTGGGCCATGTGCGGCAGCGGCTGCGCGAGCTGCGCGCGCTGGAGAAAGACCTGCTCGCCTTGCGCAACCGCTGCGACGGTTCCGACGACCACTGCCACATCATCGAAGCGCTGCACCAACGGGCCGATGCGGTGCTGCTCGAATCCCCAGGTCCTGTTCCCCGGCGTCACGTCTGA
- a CDS encoding cation transporter — MACSCSTGCSSETATNPALLDPRWRRALWIALVLNAAMFGVELVAGLQAGSVSLLADAVDFAGDAANYGLSLAVFGMAMVWRSRAAWIKGATMFAYGVFVLARAGWTLHTGSVPEPLTMGVVGFVALLVNTGVAVLLYRFRSGDANMRSVWLCSRNDALSNLAVMGAALGVFGTGSAWPDLGVAAVMAALAISAGTSVLRQARGELAGLPSRVQGQGHVH; from the coding sequence ATGGCCTGTTCCTGCTCCACCGGCTGCTCTTCCGAAACGGCCACCAACCCCGCCCTGCTCGATCCGCGCTGGCGCCGCGCGCTGTGGATCGCCCTGGTCCTGAACGCCGCGATGTTCGGTGTCGAACTGGTGGCGGGCCTGCAGGCCGGCTCGGTCTCGCTGCTGGCCGACGCGGTGGACTTCGCCGGCGACGCCGCCAACTACGGGCTCTCGCTCGCGGTGTTCGGCATGGCGATGGTGTGGCGCAGCCGCGCGGCCTGGATCAAAGGCGCCACCATGTTCGCCTACGGGGTGTTCGTGCTGGCGCGCGCCGGCTGGACGCTGCACACCGGCAGCGTGCCCGAGCCCCTGACCATGGGTGTGGTCGGCTTCGTCGCGCTGCTGGTCAACACGGGCGTGGCGGTGTTGCTCTACCGCTTCCGCAGTGGCGACGCCAACATGCGCAGCGTGTGGCTGTGCTCGCGCAACGACGCGCTGTCCAACCTCGCGGTCATGGGCGCGGCGCTGGGGGTGTTCGGTACCGGTTCGGCCTGGCCCGATCTCGGCGTGGCCGCGGTCATGGCGGCACTGGCCATCAGCGCGGGCACCTCGGTGCTGCGCCAGGCCCGGGGCGAACTCGCCGGATTGCCGTCTCGGGTCCAGGGTCAGGGCCATGTGCACTGA
- a CDS encoding DUF1223 domain-containing protein: protein MPRTRPPPTPATPPSRPNAWQPGLWLALLAGAAIAHNARAQTCEASTDAQPPAVVELYTSEGCSSCPPADRWLSGLKAQDGVIALAFHVSYWDHLGWLDRFATPQTTARQHQIKAALGGRYVYTPQVVLNGQDHRNWQGQTARQLPRLPAAQAPGLRLRRVGHQVTAHIDASGGQPLFAGYWAVLRDGLSSQVTRGENAGEHLKHDHVVGLYRPVPAWSAAQAHRVQLDLPAVATGLRVAFVVTDSGGTRPMQALVLSCS, encoded by the coding sequence ATGCCCCGCACCCGCCCCCCTCCGACCCCAGCCACCCCACCGAGCCGCCCCAATGCGTGGCAGCCCGGGCTCTGGCTGGCGCTGCTGGCCGGCGCCGCCATCGCGCACAACGCCCGCGCCCAGACCTGCGAGGCCAGCACCGACGCGCAACCGCCCGCCGTGGTGGAGCTCTACACCTCCGAGGGCTGCAGCTCCTGCCCGCCGGCCGACCGCTGGCTCTCCGGCCTGAAGGCGCAGGATGGTGTGATTGCGTTGGCGTTTCACGTGAGCTACTGGGACCACCTGGGCTGGCTGGACCGTTTCGCCACGCCGCAGACCACGGCCAGGCAGCACCAGATCAAGGCAGCGCTCGGGGGCCGGTACGTGTACACGCCCCAGGTGGTGCTCAACGGCCAGGACCACCGGAACTGGCAGGGGCAGACCGCCCGGCAATTGCCCCGCCTGCCGGCGGCGCAGGCTCCCGGTCTGCGTCTGCGCCGTGTGGGCCACCAGGTCACGGCCCACATCGACGCCAGCGGCGGCCAGCCCTTGTTCGCGGGCTACTGGGCGGTGCTGCGGGACGGGTTGAGCAGCCAGGTCACGCGCGGCGAAAACGCGGGCGAACACCTGAAGCACGACCACGTGGTGGGCCTGTACCGGCCGGTGCCGGCCTGGTCGGCGGCGCAGGCGCACCGCGTGCAGCTCGATCTGCCGGCGGTGGCCACCGGTCTGCGCGTGGCCTTCGTGGTCACCGACAGTGGTGGCACCCGCCCCATGCAGGCGCTGGTGCTGAGCTGCTCCTGA
- a CDS encoding DUF411 domain-containing protein produces the protein MQRRSLLLAAGPALLAATALPAWAATPAAQVLQVWKDPSCGCCKDWVAYLQRDGFQVQLFETGNTAVRKRLGLPDKYASCHTALIGGYVVEGHVNAREIRRLLAEKPKAIGLSVPGMPVGSPGMDGPVYGGRKDPYDVVLVLPDGSGQVYQSYFRG, from the coding sequence ATGCAAAGACGTTCCCTCCTCCTCGCCGCCGGCCCCGCCCTGCTGGCTGCCACCGCCCTGCCCGCCTGGGCCGCCACCCCCGCCGCCCAGGTGCTGCAGGTCTGGAAAGACCCGAGCTGCGGCTGCTGCAAAGACTGGGTTGCCTACCTGCAGCGCGACGGCTTCCAGGTCCAACTCTTCGAAACGGGCAACACCGCGGTGCGCAAGCGCCTGGGCCTTCCCGACAAATACGCCTCGTGCCACACGGCGCTCATCGGCGGCTACGTGGTCGAAGGCCATGTCAACGCGCGCGAAATCCGCCGCCTGCTGGCGGAAAAACCCAAGGCCATCGGGCTGTCGGTGCCGGGCATGCCGGTGGGCAGCCCGGGCATGGACGGCCCCGTGTACGGTGGCCGCAAGGACCCCTACGACGTGGTGCTGGTGCTGCCCGACGGCAGCGGTCAGGTCTACCAGTCCTATTTCCGCGGCTGA
- a CDS encoding PAS domain-containing methyl-accepting chemotaxis protein: MRTNLPVTHQEFVIPDGVTLVSTTDLQSHITYCNPNFVAVSGYSREELIGQPHNIVRHPDMPAEAFRDMWATLQSGSPWSAMVKNRRKSGDHYWVLANATPIVENGQPVGYMSVRTKPTRQQVEEAEALYQRMRSETESGRPRIALHRARVVRTGWRGALQRWTRPTLGRRMGVIALALAFLVQMLESATEGMPDAVHYAAFGATAALAIMASAFMRRLMVRPVEEAVRFANQMAAGDLSARFRGQLTGELGDLARALNQLNVNLQAVVTDVRHEVEGVQVASGEIASGNHDLSARTESQASSLEETAASMEQLTNTVAQSAHSAREAGVLAGQATQVAREGNEAMGAVVSTMDEISRSSSRIGEIIQVIDSISFQTNILALNAAVEAARAGEQGRGFAVVAAEVRSLAQRTLGAAKEIKLLIDTSASQVSQGSQLVHNAGKTMGNIVGAVQQVNNLIGEITGATREQSLGLSQINQAVVQLDTVTQQNSAMVEELAAAASSLQSQARVMHDAVQIFRLSNLSTHGHA, translated from the coding sequence ATGCGCACCAATTTGCCCGTCACGCACCAGGAGTTCGTCATTCCGGACGGGGTCACGCTCGTCTCCACCACCGACCTGCAGAGCCACATCACCTACTGCAACCCGAATTTCGTGGCGGTCAGCGGCTACAGCCGTGAGGAACTGATCGGCCAGCCGCACAACATCGTGCGCCACCCCGACATGCCCGCCGAGGCCTTCCGCGACATGTGGGCCACGCTGCAAAGCGGCTCGCCCTGGTCGGCCATGGTGAAGAACCGCCGCAAGAGCGGCGACCACTACTGGGTCCTGGCCAACGCCACACCGATCGTCGAGAACGGCCAGCCCGTGGGCTACATGTCGGTGCGCACCAAGCCCACACGCCAGCAAGTGGAAGAGGCCGAAGCGCTGTACCAGCGCATGCGCTCGGAGACCGAGAGCGGCCGACCCCGCATCGCGCTGCACCGCGCCCGGGTGGTGCGCACCGGCTGGCGCGGCGCGCTGCAGCGCTGGACCCGCCCGACCCTGGGCCGCCGGATGGGAGTGATCGCCCTCGCGCTGGCTTTTCTGGTGCAGATGCTCGAAAGCGCCACCGAAGGCATGCCCGACGCCGTGCATTACGCGGCGTTTGGCGCCACCGCCGCGCTTGCGATCATGGCCTCGGCCTTCATGCGCCGTCTGATGGTGCGGCCCGTGGAAGAGGCCGTTCGGTTTGCCAACCAGATGGCCGCGGGCGACCTTTCGGCGCGCTTCCGGGGGCAGCTGACCGGTGAACTGGGCGACCTGGCGCGCGCGCTGAACCAGCTCAACGTCAACCTGCAGGCCGTGGTCACCGACGTGCGCCACGAAGTGGAAGGCGTGCAGGTCGCGTCTGGCGAGATCGCCAGCGGCAACCACGACCTCTCGGCGCGCACCGAATCGCAGGCCAGCAGCCTGGAGGAAACCGCGGCCTCGATGGAGCAGCTCACCAACACGGTGGCGCAGAGTGCCCACTCGGCACGCGAAGCGGGCGTGCTGGCCGGCCAGGCGACGCAGGTCGCACGCGAGGGCAACGAGGCCATGGGCGCGGTGGTCTCGACCATGGACGAGATCAGCCGCTCGTCCAGCCGCATCGGAGAAATCATCCAGGTGATCGACAGCATTTCGTTCCAGACCAACATCCTCGCGCTGAACGCCGCTGTGGAGGCGGCGCGGGCGGGCGAACAGGGCCGCGGCTTCGCGGTCGTGGCCGCCGAGGTGCGCAGCCTGGCGCAGCGCACGCTGGGTGCCGCCAAGGAAATCAAGCTCCTGATCGACACCTCGGCCAGCCAGGTCTCGCAGGGCAGCCAACTGGTGCACAACGCCGGCAAGACCATGGGCAACATCGTCGGCGCGGTGCAGCAGGTCAACAATCTGATCGGCGAGATCACCGGTGCCACGCGCGAACAGTCCCTGGGCCTGTCGCAGATCAACCAGGCGGTGGTGCAGCTCGACACCGTGACGCAGCAGAACTCGGCCATGGTCGAAGAACTGGCCGCGGCGGCCAGTTCGCTGCAGAGCCAGGCCCGGGTGATGCACGACGCGGTGCAGATCTTCCGCTTGAGCAACCTGTCCACGCACGGCCACGCCTGA